One Cotesia glomerata isolate CgM1 unplaced genomic scaffold, MPM_Cglom_v2.3 scaffold_1881, whole genome shotgun sequence genomic window, TAGTGATTTCAAGACCGCGAgggtgtgggtattcaaataaaaggtctcaatgagtgtaatgtcaagatgagcttatatctttaaaaatgtcaatagttaagaaagtacagtgcaatttagcAAAAGTCTTCATTGACTTAATTTGaacattagaaaaaaaaattgtagtgcTGATTTTTATtcgtataatttatttgtttagcATTACGGAGAATGGTATGAAGTTGAACGAAGTGCTAATAATTATATGGGTTCGGACAGATGTCATAAATTAATGTGGGGTAAACCGGTTAACAACGTATCAGAAGTTACAAACAAGAGTATTTTAAAAtcgtaattattaaatatttttctaataatatcaacaaatatttttccaaataataaatattaaattataaaaattaatgcaaCAGATCGAATATCCCTTTGTCAATAACTTCCCATGCAACCTTAAATGATGAAGGATATGTCTTTACTCACCACTTCCCGACATTGGGGGATATTTCTATGCAGTATTATGCTCTTGATTTTGTCCCTGATGATTATGCGATAATCTGGAGCTGTGAACCTCGTGGAAACAAACAGTAAGTCAACATATTTATATaagggtgattctctgtaaggatgttttttgctgtcccaggcatttttttattagaaaaattgttattttgatactaaaaaaaatttattaccaaagtaaaaaaatatttctatttggagcattgaaaactaaaatgaaataaattttggtttttttgctataaattggtaaaccaccgaaataacagtccctCTGGCTGCAAGTTCTATATTCTAAAACTTAAAactttaacattaaattttacgttattcgtccataatatataatttggtccataatttttataaacttaattagttaactaacaatcttcttcaataaaaagtaccgacaattaatttgtttcattaaattcattaaaccaaagtttgtcccaggcattttaagaacagtcccctgccagaagttcaaagccaaaaaaaaaatcccgcGTGTTATTtcaccttttgtaaggtttataaggacctaactagccttgagttaataaccatagggctgttagcgctttatcggcattttatttagtgtcaaagcaccgtttgtgctggaaatatgtgtctgggccacttcaaaactcagtcccctggcaactatttttatttataatttatttataaaattcgatccataagtcttaatattattctaattaatgtaaacattaatTGA contains:
- the LOC123274021 gene encoding uncharacterized protein LOC123274021 yields the protein MGSDRCHKLMWGKPVNNVSEVTNKSILKSSNIPLSITSHATLNDEGYVFTHHFPTLGDISMQYYALDFVPDDYAIIWSCEPRGNKHIEKAWVYSRNITLPHNIDALKREAFQRYNLPMPKMIRHDHSDCDEVFSSFNF